In Actinoplanes lobatus, the DNA window CACCACCGCCTCACGGCGACGGCCGGCGCCCAGCTTGCGGTAGATGGACCGCATGTGTGCCTTCACCGTGTTGACCGAGATGCTCAGGTGGACGGCGATCTCCCCGGCCGTGAGCACGGTCGGCAGGTACTGCAGGACGTCGAGCTCACGCTCGCTGAGCGGCCCGGACGCCTGTCCCGTGCCGATCATCGGGATCTCACCGGTGATCTCGCCGAGGACGCCGTCGCCGGCCGGGCCGCGCAGCTCGGTCAGCCACTGCTGACGCTCGGCCAGCACCAGCACCCGGTGCGCGTCGTAGTGACGGAACGGCCGGCGGATCCGCTCCGGTTCGGCGGCGGCCAGCGCGCGGGCCAGCGCCTCGCTGGCCACGGCGCTGCGGCCCTGGGTGTCGGCGGCGAGGGCGGACAGCAGCCAGGCGCCGACCGCGGCGATCCGGTCCGCCCCGCCCCGGACGCGGGCGAGCAGCGGTTCGGCGGCGGTCGGGTTCCCGGTGGCGAGGTAGGCGCGGGCCAGGCAGACCTGTTCGGCGGCGGTCAGGTCGGCCTGGCCGGCGTACCGGATCAGGACGCCGGCGGCGTCGCCGAGCGCGAGCCGGATCTCCGCCCCGGCCAGGGCGATCAGCCGGTCCGCGAAGGGCGCCACCATCGGCGGCCCGGCCTCGGCGCGGATCTGTGCGAGCAGGGTACGGGCGCCGGCCGCCTCGCCCCGGTCCAGTGTGAGCCGGACCCGGACCAGGCCGGCCAGCACCGACATGGTGACCTCCGGGACCTCGCCGAGGGCGTGCAGTCCCTGCCGCAGCGCCTCCTCGGCCTCCGGCTCGCGGCCCCGCTCCGTCTCGATCAGCGCCCGGGCCAGGTAGGCCGGCGCGGCCGTGGTCCGGTGCTCCGCGTCGATGCGGCCGGCCAGGGCGATCGCCGTCTGGGCGTGTTCCTCGGCCTCGCCGGGCGAGCCCTGCAAAAACGCCAGGCAGGCCAGCATCGCGAACGCGTTGACCTCGATGTACGGCGTGCCGGCGGTCCGGGCCGCGGTGGCCGCCGCCCACAGGTACCGGTCGGCGTGGTCGAGGCGGCCGGTCCACAGCCAGGCCACGCCCTTGTTGTTCAGCGCCGCGGCCCGGTACTGCAACAGCGACGGCGCCTCGTCCCAGGTCAGCCGGGACAGCTGGGCGAGCAGGGCGGTGGAGGCGCCGGCCAGGTGCGGCATGTCGCCGTGCCATCGGATGACGGCGCCGGTCTCCAGCACGGCGAGCGCTGTCTCGGTCTCCGCCCGCAGCGGCGACGCCGGCCGCTGGGCGGCCAGTGCGCGGGCGTGCGCCATCCGGCGGGGCACGGCCGCCAGCTCGCCCCGGGCAAAGGAGAGGATGACCGCGCAGACCGCCATCTCCGGGCTGGTCGGCAGCAGGACCGGCGGGATGCGGCCGAGCAGTTCGAGGAACTGGGGACGGTCCGCCGAGGTGTAGAGCGGAACGCCGCGCTCGACGACCAGGGCGGCCAGCAGGTTCCAGTCCTCGGCGGCCGCCGCGTGGGTGAGCGAGGTCAGCGCGTCGCCCTGGCCGGCGTGCCAGCGGGCCGCGGCGCGGTGCAGCCGGGCGGGCGCGTCCGGCCACAGCTCGCCGAGCCGGTGGCGCAGCGCGGCACGGACCATCGGGTGGTACCGGAACCAGCGGCCGCCGGCCGGTTCCAGGAACAGCTTCTCCCGGACCAGTCGCTCCAGCATCCGGTGGCCGCCGACACCCCCGGTCAGGGCGTCCGCCAGCTCGCCGCAGATCCGGTCCGGCAGGCTGGTCCGCAGCAGGAAGGTCCGGACCTCGGCGGGCTGGGCCTCCAGCACCTCCCGGGTCAGGTACTCCGCCACCGCGTCCTCGCCGCCGTTCGCGGTGTCGGCGGCCAGCCGCAGGCCGGCGCCCCAGCCCTCGGCGCGGCGGACCAGCGCCGCGAGCCGCTCCGGCGGCAGCGCCCAGCCACGCTGGGCCAGCAGCTCGGCGGCCTCCTCCAGGCTGAAACCGAGGTCGGCGGCGCGGATCTCGGTGAGGTCGCCGCTCATCCGCAGCCGGTGCAGGCGCAGATCCGGCTCGCGACGGCTGAGCAACACGAAGCGCAACCGCTTGGGGGTTGCACCGAGTAGTCCGGCCAGGCCGGTGAGCACCCGCGGGTCGGCGACCTCGTGCAGGTCGTCGAGCACCACCACGACCGGCCCCTCGGCCGCGGCCACCGCCTCGGCGAAGGCCCGGCGCGGGTCGGCCTCGGAGCCGTCGGTGACGGTCACCCCGGCGGCGCTCAGCGACCGGTTCAGATCGGCCCAGAAGGCGTACGGGTCGTCGTGCCGCTCGCTGAGGGTGAGCCAGGCGACCGGCCCGGAGAGCGAACGGGCGGTCGCCCAGGTGGCGGTGAGCACGGTCTTGCCCCAGCCCGGTCCGGCGCAGATCAGGGTGACGGCCCGGCGGACCCCCACATCCAGGGCCTCGACGAGACGACCCCGCCAGACCAGGCCGGTGGGCAGGCGGGGCGGGAGGTTGTGGTCCACGGCTATCGGAACGGTCGTACGGGTGGTGACCTGATCTCGCATATCGCCCCCAGTCGTTCGCAGCGCACGGTGGACCGGACCGCCCGCGAAGCGGTCATCCCCCCGTGCTGGCACAGCCATCGGATTCCAGCCGATCGAGCGTGGCCCCAAACGCGCTCAGTGGACGGGAACGAATCAGGGCCTACCGAAACACACGGCGTACGCATGGGGCAACCATGCGTATTCGCACCAGGGGCGGAAGAATGTCGTTTCCGCAGCGTGCAAGTTGCATGTGCGCTGCGGATCTCATCCGCCGCGTGCGAGGCGGGAGACCGTCCCCGGCCAGCACTCTGAGCTTCCGGAAC includes these proteins:
- a CDS encoding LuxR C-terminal-related transcriptional regulator encodes the protein MRDQVTTRTTVPIAVDHNLPPRLPTGLVWRGRLVEALDVGVRRAVTLICAGPGWGKTVLTATWATARSLSGPVAWLTLSERHDDPYAFWADLNRSLSAAGVTVTDGSEADPRRAFAEAVAAAEGPVVVVLDDLHEVADPRVLTGLAGLLGATPKRLRFVLLSRREPDLRLHRLRMSGDLTEIRAADLGFSLEEAAELLAQRGWALPPERLAALVRRAEGWGAGLRLAADTANGGEDAVAEYLTREVLEAQPAEVRTFLLRTSLPDRICGELADALTGGVGGHRMLERLVREKLFLEPAGGRWFRYHPMVRAALRHRLGELWPDAPARLHRAAARWHAGQGDALTSLTHAAAAEDWNLLAALVVERGVPLYTSADRPQFLELLGRIPPVLLPTSPEMAVCAVILSFARGELAAVPRRMAHARALAAQRPASPLRAETETALAVLETGAVIRWHGDMPHLAGASTALLAQLSRLTWDEAPSLLQYRAAALNNKGVAWLWTGRLDHADRYLWAAATAARTAGTPYIEVNAFAMLACLAFLQGSPGEAEEHAQTAIALAGRIDAEHRTTAAPAYLARALIETERGREPEAEEALRQGLHALGEVPEVTMSVLAGLVRVRLTLDRGEAAGARTLLAQIRAEAGPPMVAPFADRLIALAGAEIRLALGDAAGVLIRYAGQADLTAAEQVCLARAYLATGNPTAAEPLLARVRGGADRIAAVGAWLLSALAADTQGRSAVASEALARALAAAEPERIRRPFRHYDAHRVLVLAERQQWLTELRGPAGDGVLGEITGEIPMIGTGQASGPLSERELDVLQYLPTVLTAGEIAVHLSISVNTVKAHMRSIYRKLGAGRRREAVVLARQAGLL